Proteins from a genomic interval of Tenacibaculum sp. SZ-18:
- a CDS encoding MlaD family protein, whose amino-acid sequence MSKELKTGIIALLIIALGVWGYNFMKRQDLFSPNSRHFYVEYDNINGLNEASVVTINGLQVGKVDAINFNPKLDKRGSLLVRLSLEDDFQFSKASIAKIYSAGLMGGQNLAIIPNYEGEMAVSGDYLKGEIESDLFSSVGEKLNPIQAKLENVLVEADSLLIGLNQVLDKKARESLNRSVIGIENTVSSLNNTMVSFNDILESNKEKISVTFDNTKKITDDFSKVSGDLAKSDLGATVKKLESTLSNVNNLIKGIESGKGTVGKLMSDEQLYTNLTNATKEMEELLREMKLNPKRFVHFSLFGKKPKPYNEDKNNENVSNE is encoded by the coding sequence ATGTCAAAAGAACTTAAAACAGGAATCATAGCATTATTAATTATAGCTCTAGGTGTTTGGGGGTATAATTTTATGAAGAGACAGGACTTATTTAGTCCAAACTCACGGCATTTTTATGTTGAATATGATAATATAAATGGATTAAACGAGGCGAGTGTTGTCACTATTAATGGACTTCAAGTAGGAAAAGTTGATGCCATTAACTTTAATCCAAAACTTGATAAACGAGGTAGCTTATTAGTGCGCTTGTCATTAGAAGATGATTTTCAGTTTTCTAAAGCTAGTATTGCGAAAATATATTCAGCTGGATTAATGGGAGGTCAAAATTTAGCGATTATTCCAAATTATGAAGGAGAAATGGCAGTTTCTGGTGATTATTTAAAAGGAGAAATTGAGTCTGATTTATTCTCATCTGTTGGTGAAAAGTTGAATCCAATTCAGGCGAAGCTTGAAAATGTTTTAGTTGAAGCTGATTCACTTCTTATAGGTTTAAATCAAGTACTTGATAAAAAGGCTCGTGAAAGTTTAAATCGTAGTGTCATTGGTATCGAAAATACAGTTTCTAGTTTGAATAACACAATGGTTTCATTTAATGACATACTCGAATCAAACAAAGAAAAGATAAGTGTAACTTTTGATAACACGAAAAAGATTACAGATGATTTTTCTAAAGTTTCCGGTGATTTAGCAAAATCTGATCTTGGTGCGACTGTAAAGAAATTGGAATCGACACTTTCTAACGTTAACAACTTAATTAAAGGTATTGAAAGCGGTAAAGGAACGGTAGGGAAATTAATGTCTGATGAACAACTTTACACAAATCTTACAAACGCAACTAAAGAAATGGAAGAGTTGCTAAGAGAGATGAAACTAAATCCTAAGCGTTTCGTGCATTTTTCTTTATTTGGTAAAAAACCAAAGCCTTATAACGAGGATAAGAATAATGAAAATGTAAGTAACGAATAA
- a CDS encoding N-acetylmuramoyl-L-alanine amidase family protein, translated as MQFLKFSKYKTNTSALCFLLFLILFISNNTRVDAQKKYIVVLDAGHGGKDPGNLGNGYREKKIALKVVLEVGKILKKNKNLKVIYTRDKDVFIELHNRAKIANDNKADLFVSVHCDSYTNPKAHGAGTFVLGLSGNKQNLEIAKRENAVILLEDNYKQNYDYDPNSPESVISLSMLQEENLDESLAFAELVQGNFRRAKRFGRSVKQNNFLVLRETVMPSVLIELGFLTNKAEGKFLNSGAGQLRMASAIAKGIEKYIDRIKLNTVEDQKVIRKKIPESKSDIISNKTKRTDKPNSLVKIGSDKKEFSVVVTPPKKVKVKETPKKEVVKVVPIKKDITSSDTVVAVRNSQKKLIEKVKENKPTIASNTEKPKVIENKIDKIEFKVQIAASKRYLSQDNFNFQGLENVEVLVIDEYYKYYYGSSESFTKVKIALKEAKKAGHKDAFIVAFLNGTKISLREALKKP; from the coding sequence ATGCAATTCTTAAAATTCAGCAAATATAAAACCAACACTTCAGCATTGTGTTTTCTTTTGTTTTTGATACTTTTTATTTCGAACAATACGAGAGTTGATGCACAGAAGAAATATATCGTCGTGCTAGATGCCGGTCATGGAGGGAAAGATCCAGGTAATTTAGGAAATGGGTATAGAGAAAAGAAGATTGCCCTGAAGGTAGTTTTGGAGGTTGGTAAAATTCTTAAGAAAAATAAAAATCTTAAAGTAATTTACACACGAGATAAAGATGTCTTTATTGAATTACATAATCGTGCGAAAATAGCAAATGATAATAAAGCTGATTTGTTTGTTTCGGTTCATTGTGATTCATACACAAACCCAAAAGCACATGGAGCAGGTACTTTTGTACTAGGATTAAGTGGTAATAAGCAAAATTTAGAAATTGCGAAAAGAGAAAACGCAGTAATTCTTTTAGAAGATAATTACAAACAGAATTATGATTACGATCCAAATTCTCCCGAATCTGTAATAAGTTTATCAATGTTACAGGAAGAGAATTTAGATGAAAGTTTAGCATTTGCAGAACTTGTTCAAGGTAATTTTAGAAGAGCTAAAAGATTCGGTAGAAGCGTAAAGCAGAATAACTTTTTGGTACTAAGAGAAACTGTAATGCCAAGCGTTCTTATAGAATTAGGGTTTCTTACAAATAAGGCAGAAGGAAAATTTTTAAATTCGGGTGCAGGTCAGTTAAGGATGGCCAGTGCAATTGCAAAAGGGATTGAAAAGTATATTGACCGTATTAAACTGAATACTGTAGAGGACCAAAAAGTTATTAGAAAGAAAATACCTGAATCGAAAAGTGATATTATAAGCAATAAAACAAAAAGGACTGACAAGCCGAATAGTTTAGTTAAAATAGGATCAGATAAAAAGGAGTTTTCAGTAGTAGTAACACCACCAAAAAAAGTAAAAGTAAAAGAAACTCCAAAGAAGGAAGTGGTTAAAGTTGTCCCAATAAAAAAAGATATTACTAGTTCCGATACAGTTGTTGCTGTTAGGAATAGTCAGAAAAAATTGATTGAGAAAGTTAAAGAGAATAAACCAACAATTGCTTCAAATACTGAGAAGCCTAAGGTAATCGAGAATAAAATTGATAAAATTGAATTCAAAGTTCAGATAGCAGCATCCAAAAGATACCTTTCTCAAGATAACTTTAATTTTCAAGGATTAGAAAACGTAGAGGTGCTTGTGATTGATGAATATTACAAATATTATTATGGTTCTTCAGAAAGTTTTACAAAAGTAAAGATAGCGTTAAAAGAAGCTAAAAAAGCTGGGCATAAAGATGCATTTATTGTGGCTTTTTTAAATGGGACTAAAATATCCCTTAGAGAAGCGCTAAAAAAACCATAA
- a CDS encoding putative LPS assembly protein LptD, translating to MKANSLYILLVFSFFCFQKGLAQEIGKKDIPKQNVIKKDSVKTISKKTQIDLKKGVKTEIEVDSTKTDSIIKPKEAIQYDILHNAQDYTIQNAKNKTITLYNEAEVDYGDINLKAGKIIIDYKNNTVYATGIKDSTGYVQRPIFKQGNQESEQDSILYNFKSEKALIYGIKTVQGEMITYGEKTKRINDSTVYMSKLRFTTSKKKIPDYYISTNKAKLVPGKKIIVGGSNLVLADVPTPLYLPFAYFPLTQGRTSGFIIPTWGENNQQGFFLQNGGYYFALNDYFDLELTGDIYSNGSWAINSNSAYKKRYKYSGRLSFRYQNLTNGIKGFSDFSKSANYNISWNHRQDPKTSPNSNLSAQVNISSSSQFFRQSLNQIDQNQQFNNSFNSSISYYKKFVGTPFNTTITLSHQQNSNNETVTMTLPSVQINMDRIYPFAGKGGVKKNAIQRIGTTYNVKGRLDVNTTEDDFLTSKMFEGSKSGIEHAISATTNMKAFKYFTLTPVFNYRDVWYFSKINKRYDTSIPDEANENQGTVVNDTISGFNRFNSYNFGTSLSTVIYGNFEFSKGRLKALRHTITPTITWNYTPDLASKYQLTVPRSDEPDDFLTYTQFEGGIFGQPTGGIQNRLTFAVNNKLEAKISPKDEDSDEKDRKVTLINNLNFNTSYNIAGDSLRWSNVNFNMGIPFFKNKMVLNFTGTLNPYQVTENGVEIDKFNKAIFRLENLALTTGYAFSSKDFEKKDDSEKKDDKNNDGNNLPDVLGSNINPNRGFANRASSGNQGKQEEKTADLYRNKMPWNLSFNYSIIYNNNGYNFSGIRNHVTSFNGSIDLTPKWKLGVNSGYSFTDGAFTNATFNFSRDLDSWRFNFNWTPFGRFTSYYFFIGIKSSMLSDLKWDKNQPPDRRLF from the coding sequence TTGAAAGCAAATTCATTGTACATACTTTTAGTTTTCTCCTTCTTTTGTTTTCAAAAAGGTTTAGCTCAGGAGATTGGAAAAAAAGATATTCCAAAACAGAATGTGATCAAAAAAGATTCTGTGAAAACAATCAGTAAAAAAACTCAAATCGACTTAAAAAAAGGAGTAAAAACTGAAATTGAAGTAGATTCAACTAAAACAGATTCTATCATAAAACCAAAAGAAGCGATTCAATACGACATTCTTCACAACGCTCAAGATTATACCATACAAAACGCAAAAAACAAAACCATCACATTATATAACGAAGCAGAAGTTGATTATGGTGACATCAATTTAAAAGCTGGAAAAATAATCATTGATTACAAAAACAATACTGTTTACGCCACGGGAATTAAAGATAGCACAGGTTATGTACAACGCCCTATTTTCAAACAAGGAAATCAAGAGTCAGAACAAGATTCTATTTTATATAATTTCAAAAGTGAAAAAGCCTTAATTTATGGTATTAAAACTGTACAAGGAGAAATGATTACTTACGGTGAAAAAACCAAAAGAATTAATGACTCTACGGTTTATATGAGTAAATTAAGATTTACTACTTCAAAAAAGAAAATTCCTGACTACTATATTTCAACAAATAAAGCGAAATTGGTACCAGGAAAAAAGATAATTGTTGGAGGAAGTAATTTAGTTTTGGCCGACGTGCCTACACCTCTATACTTGCCTTTTGCATACTTTCCGTTAACACAAGGAAGGACATCTGGATTTATAATTCCTACTTGGGGAGAAAACAATCAGCAAGGATTTTTCTTACAGAACGGTGGGTATTATTTTGCATTAAACGATTATTTCGATCTTGAACTTACTGGGGATATATATTCTAATGGAAGTTGGGCAATCAATTCTAATTCTGCATACAAAAAGAGATATAAATATTCTGGGAGACTTAGTTTTAGATATCAAAACTTGACCAATGGGATTAAAGGTTTTAGTGATTTTTCAAAATCCGCCAATTACAACATTTCTTGGAATCACAGACAAGATCCGAAGACAAGTCCGAACTCAAACTTATCTGCGCAGGTTAATATTAGCAGTAGCAGCCAATTCTTCCGACAATCTTTAAATCAAATTGATCAAAACCAGCAATTCAATAATAGTTTTAACTCCTCTATTAGTTATTACAAAAAATTTGTTGGTACTCCTTTTAATACAACCATTACCCTAAGTCACCAACAAAATTCGAATAACGAAACTGTAACTATGACATTGCCTTCGGTCCAAATAAACATGGATAGAATTTATCCATTTGCAGGAAAAGGAGGAGTGAAGAAAAATGCGATTCAGAGAATAGGTACCACATACAATGTAAAAGGTAGATTGGATGTAAATACTACCGAAGATGATTTTTTAACTTCAAAAATGTTTGAAGGATCAAAATCTGGGATTGAACACGCAATCAGTGCTACCACCAATATGAAAGCTTTTAAATATTTTACTTTAACACCTGTTTTTAACTACAGAGACGTTTGGTATTTTAGTAAAATTAATAAGAGATATGACACTTCAATTCCAGATGAAGCTAATGAAAATCAAGGAACTGTTGTGAATGATACCATTAGTGGATTTAATAGATTCAATAGTTATAATTTTGGAACATCCTTAAGTACTGTTATTTACGGAAACTTTGAATTTAGTAAAGGACGCTTAAAAGCTTTAAGACACACCATAACACCGACGATTACGTGGAACTATACTCCTGATCTTGCTTCTAAATATCAATTAACGGTTCCTAGAAGTGATGAGCCTGATGATTTTCTTACTTACACACAATTTGAAGGTGGAATTTTTGGACAACCAACTGGAGGAATACAAAATAGGTTGACATTTGCTGTTAACAATAAACTTGAAGCCAAGATTAGTCCAAAAGATGAAGATAGCGATGAAAAAGATAGAAAAGTTACACTTATTAACAACTTAAATTTTAACACTAGTTATAATATTGCTGGAGACTCCCTCCGTTGGAGTAATGTAAATTTCAATATGGGAATTCCGTTTTTTAAGAACAAAATGGTTCTAAACTTTACAGGTACTTTAAACCCATATCAAGTAACAGAAAATGGTGTTGAAATTGATAAGTTTAACAAAGCAATTTTCAGACTTGAAAATTTAGCATTAACAACTGGATACGCTTTTTCAAGTAAAGATTTTGAAAAGAAGGACGATTCGGAAAAAAAAGATGATAAAAATAACGATGGTAATAATTTACCTGACGTTTTAGGATCAAATATAAACCCAAATAGAGGCTTTGCAAATCGAGCTTCTTCGGGAAACCAAGGCAAGCAAGAAGAGAAAACAGCAGATCTCTATCGGAATAAAATGCCTTGGAATTTGAGTTTTAATTATAGTATAATATATAACAATAATGGCTATAATTTCTCTGGAATTCGAAACCATGTTACTTCGTTCAATGGTAGTATAGATCTTACTCCAAAATGGAAACTCGGAGTAAATTCTGGGTATAGTTTTACAGATGGAGCCTTTACAAATGCGACATTTAATTTTAGTAGAGATTTAGATAGCTGGAGGTTTAATTTCAACTGGACTCCTTTCGGTAGATTTACATCTTACTATTTCTTTATCGGAATAAAATCATCAATGTTAAGCGACTTAAAATGGGATAAAAATCAACCGCCAGACAGACGCTTATTTTAA
- a CDS encoding RidA family protein: MKKIINTTKAPAPIGPYNQAVLSGNTLYTSGQIAINPKTGELVLDDIKTETKQVMENMKAVLQAGEMTFENVIKTSIFISDMNNFSEINEVYGSYFNDENAPARETVEVANLPKFVNVEISMIAIKS; this comes from the coding sequence ATGAAAAAAATAATCAATACAACAAAAGCACCAGCTCCTATCGGTCCATATAATCAAGCAGTTTTATCAGGAAACACATTATATACCTCAGGTCAGATTGCCATTAACCCAAAAACTGGAGAATTAGTTTTAGATGATATTAAAACAGAAACTAAGCAAGTTATGGAAAATATGAAAGCCGTTTTACAAGCTGGGGAAATGACTTTTGAAAATGTTATCAAAACTTCTATTTTTATTTCAGACATGAATAACTTTTCTGAAATAAACGAAGTTTATGGTTCTTATTTTAATGATGAGAACGCACCCGCGAGAGAAACTGTTGAAGTTGCTAACCTACCGAAATTTGTAAATGTAGAAATCAGCATGATTGCAATTAAAAGTTAA
- a CDS encoding CHAT domain-containing protein produces MKAKLLFLFLPLFYYSYSQNDSINDVNFKVYTNKAYQFLYSNQDSAYHYFNNALKISKHQQWYEYQANLLSYIIYVSDYHYNLPVLKKNLNELESLLVNFKDSLSSTSYSETLALFQLNKGNYYYKLRDYKRAKPLFLELYDSLKSQKTHESITNLASIYSFLTNIYISEGKYNLAENFNEKAAILLDQYPKYFQDVESRKMLLKGYLANIYNARKEYKNGTVLLQEIVSFYENKSYTNSLIASYQALINCYITIDKTDKAIELLSKSKNLYRQEDPFYKILLELYGDVYARKEQYTNSLNYYQQSLKHYKSYRNNERHIDIALILKKIAHTYYLANDFNQALTYINKSLQNLSLQKKSSSISSVSDILINDNTIEILHLKSKIITKVFEKTSNIEDLDKALDVSKFALDVLNVIKPRLENKNDKQFLINDIYPIYETALNQCFLLYNSTRAKKYLNDAFNILEKSKSTQLLEALNLTKALKFDNIPQKIIDREQQLQANISKLETDIYISKTSRNKQKELIKARELHNNFLDSIKQNQPKYHNLKYNYEVVSLDTVKEGLKKDEGKLSFLYGKDYIYQFIITNDKVDLLRFENSQEFQKELSNFYEVVSNFKSKYDTAKVFSLFNKLIPNILKGKSDITILPDGLLYYIPFEALSISSSETNYLLNSTAISYGNSFTLLAEIDKIQSEKSTKKKILAIAPEFYNMTSKETRANFSPLVFNTKEVHNIATIFNTDTIIGKNATLNKIKNRLKDYQVLHFATHASANDEYPDFSYLAFSPTQKESNLWYVKDIYNTKLNADLVALSACQTGIGRLENGEGNISLARAFSYAGAKSLVKSLWKVNDRSSSEIMSFFYKELKRGENKKTALQRAKREYLNTTIEKLKHPFYWAGFVINGDTKPIISSTKYSWIIVVLFAVGLFVLIRNYQLKR; encoded by the coding sequence ATGAAAGCTAAACTACTTTTTTTATTCCTCCCACTATTCTATTATTCTTATTCTCAAAACGATTCTATCAATGATGTAAATTTTAAAGTTTATACAAATAAGGCTTATCAATTCTTATATTCAAATCAGGATAGTGCCTATCATTACTTTAATAATGCATTAAAAATTAGCAAACACCAACAGTGGTACGAATATCAAGCCAATCTTTTATCATATATTATTTATGTTAGTGACTATCATTATAATTTACCCGTTTTAAAGAAAAACTTAAACGAACTTGAGTCATTATTGGTTAATTTTAAAGATTCTTTAAGTTCAACTTCCTACTCCGAAACTCTTGCCTTATTCCAATTAAATAAAGGAAATTATTATTATAAATTAAGAGATTACAAAAGAGCAAAACCACTTTTTCTTGAGTTATATGATTCGTTGAAATCTCAGAAAACTCATGAGAGCATTACAAATCTAGCCAGTATTTATTCCTTTCTAACTAATATTTACATTAGTGAAGGAAAGTATAATCTTGCAGAAAATTTTAATGAAAAAGCAGCCATTTTATTAGATCAATATCCGAAATATTTCCAAGATGTTGAATCTAGAAAAATGCTACTTAAAGGGTATCTCGCAAATATTTACAATGCTAGAAAAGAATATAAAAATGGTACTGTTCTTTTGCAGGAAATTGTCAGTTTTTATGAAAATAAATCTTACACGAACTCTTTAATCGCGTCTTATCAAGCCTTAATTAACTGTTATATAACTATAGATAAAACTGATAAAGCAATTGAACTTTTATCAAAATCTAAAAATCTATATAGACAGGAAGATCCATTTTATAAAATTCTCTTAGAATTATACGGAGATGTTTACGCAAGAAAAGAGCAATATACTAACTCATTAAATTACTACCAACAATCTCTAAAACATTACAAATCATATAGAAACAATGAAAGACATATCGATATTGCTCTAATTCTAAAGAAAATAGCCCACACCTATTATTTAGCCAATGATTTTAATCAAGCTTTAACTTACATTAATAAATCCCTACAGAACCTTAGTTTACAAAAAAAGTCTTCTTCAATCTCTTCTGTAAGCGATATATTAATCAATGATAATACCATCGAAATTTTACATTTAAAATCAAAAATCATCACCAAAGTTTTTGAAAAAACATCAAATATAGAAGACTTAGATAAAGCCTTGGACGTGAGTAAATTTGCACTGGATGTTTTAAATGTAATTAAACCTAGGTTAGAAAATAAAAATGACAAACAATTTTTAATAAATGACATTTATCCAATTTATGAAACAGCTTTAAATCAATGTTTTTTATTGTACAACTCAACCCGAGCAAAAAAGTATTTAAATGATGCATTTAACATTTTAGAGAAAAGTAAATCTACCCAATTACTGGAAGCGTTAAACCTTACGAAAGCTTTAAAATTCGATAATATTCCTCAAAAAATTATTGATAGAGAACAGCAACTTCAAGCAAATATTTCTAAGTTAGAAACTGATATTTATATTTCTAAAACTTCAAGAAATAAACAAAAAGAATTAATTAAAGCGAGAGAGTTACACAATAATTTTCTAGATTCTATCAAACAAAATCAACCCAAATATCACAATCTAAAATACAATTACGAAGTAGTTTCTTTAGATACTGTTAAAGAAGGACTAAAAAAGGATGAAGGTAAATTATCATTCCTTTACGGCAAGGATTATATTTATCAATTTATAATCACCAATGATAAAGTTGATCTATTAAGATTTGAGAATAGTCAAGAGTTTCAAAAAGAACTTTCAAATTTTTATGAAGTGGTTTCCAATTTCAAAAGTAAATACGATACTGCTAAGGTATTCTCTCTTTTTAATAAATTAATCCCTAACATATTAAAAGGTAAATCTGACATTACTATATTACCTGATGGACTCTTATATTATATTCCTTTTGAAGCATTATCAATTTCTTCTTCCGAAACCAATTACTTATTAAATTCTACCGCCATTAGTTATGGTAATTCTTTCACTCTATTAGCTGAAATAGATAAAATTCAATCTGAAAAATCAACAAAGAAAAAAATTCTTGCAATAGCACCTGAGTTTTACAATATGACAAGTAAGGAAACAAGAGCTAATTTTAGTCCTCTAGTTTTTAACACCAAGGAGGTACATAATATCGCGACAATATTTAATACGGATACAATAATTGGTAAAAACGCTACTTTAAATAAAATCAAAAATCGACTCAAAGATTATCAGGTTTTACATTTTGCAACCCATGCTTCTGCAAACGATGAATATCCTGACTTTTCTTATTTAGCCTTTTCACCAACACAAAAAGAAAGTAATCTTTGGTATGTTAAAGATATTTATAATACCAAGCTTAATGCAGATTTAGTTGCTTTAAGCGCATGTCAAACAGGAATTGGAAGATTGGAAAATGGCGAGGGTAATATTAGTCTGGCAAGAGCTTTTTCTTATGCTGGTGCTAAATCTTTAGTTAAAAGTTTGTGGAAAGTAAATGATCGTTCTTCATCGGAAATTATGAGTTTTTTTTATAAAGAATTGAAAAGAGGAGAAAATAAAAAAACTGCATTACAAAGAGCTAAAAGGGAATATTTAAACACGACCATTGAGAAACTAAAACATCCATTTTATTGGGCAGGATTTGTAATTAATGGTGATACAAAACCTATAATTTCATCAACCAAATATAGTTGGATTATAGTTGTTTTATTTGCCGTTGGACTATTTGTACTGATAAGAAACTACCAACTAAAACGCTAA
- a CDS encoding outer membrane beta-barrel protein — translation MKKITFTFLFLVATTIMYSQTKIGIQAIYGTDTDFGIGAKATIEISEKFLASPSINYFFGESVQGASTSVLGINADAHYIISKNNGLSLYPLAGINLTRSSATVLGNSISTTEIGFNLGGGLNYELSSSLTGIFETKYVLSTFDQATFSVGVLYHL, via the coding sequence ATGAAAAAAATAACATTTACTTTTTTATTTTTAGTAGCAACTACTATCATGTATTCTCAAACTAAAATTGGAATTCAAGCAATTTATGGAACAGATACAGACTTTGGTATAGGTGCAAAAGCCACAATTGAAATATCAGAAAAATTCTTAGCTTCACCATCTATAAATTACTTCTTTGGGGAAAGTGTGCAAGGAGCTAGTACTTCAGTGTTAGGAATAAATGCTGATGCTCATTATATTATTTCAAAAAATAATGGTTTATCCTTATATCCTCTGGCTGGTATCAACTTAACTCGATCAAGTGCAACCGTCTTAGGGAACAGTATTTCAACAACAGAAATTGGATTTAATTTAGGTGGTGGTTTAAACTACGAACTATCATCATCACTCACAGGGATTTTCGAAACTAAATACGTCTTAAGCACGTTTGATCAAGCAACTTTTAGTGTAGGAGTACTTTACCATTTGTAA
- the gap gene encoding type I glyceraldehyde-3-phosphate dehydrogenase — MIKIGINGFGRIGRLAFRSAIQRDNVQVVAINDLLDVDYLAYLLKYDSVHGRFNGTVEVKDGNLIVNGQTIRITADRNPANLKWDEVGAEYVIESTGFFLTKEKAGLHIKGGAKKVIISAPSKDANMYVMGVNHEELSADEAIFSNASCTTNCLAPLAKVVHDNFGLVEGLMTTIHSATSGQDAVDSPNSKWRRGRSVLRNMIPTSTGAAVAVTKVIPELKGKLTGMAVRVPTADVSLVDLTFRTEKETTLEEILAKLKEASEGSFKNIIGYTDDEVVSQDFVSDIRTSIIDAGASIELNGNFFKIISWYDNEYGYATKIVDLLEHSASM; from the coding sequence ATGATAAAAATTGGAATTAACGGTTTTGGAAGAATTGGACGTTTAGCTTTTCGTTCTGCAATCCAAAGAGATAATGTACAGGTAGTAGCTATAAATGATTTATTAGATGTAGATTATTTAGCTTATTTGCTAAAATATGATTCTGTTCATGGTCGCTTTAACGGAACTGTTGAGGTGAAAGATGGGAACTTAATTGTAAACGGTCAAACAATTAGAATAACAGCCGATAGAAATCCAGCGAACTTAAAATGGGATGAAGTTGGAGCTGAATATGTAATTGAGTCAACTGGATTCTTCTTAACAAAAGAAAAAGCAGGATTACATATTAAAGGAGGAGCTAAAAAAGTAATTATTTCAGCTCCATCAAAAGATGCTAATATGTATGTAATGGGAGTTAATCATGAAGAATTATCTGCCGATGAGGCGATTTTCTCAAATGCTTCTTGTACAACAAACTGTTTAGCGCCTTTAGCAAAAGTAGTACATGATAATTTTGGTTTAGTTGAAGGATTAATGACTACAATTCACTCTGCAACTTCAGGACAAGATGCAGTTGATAGTCCAAATTCTAAGTGGAGAAGAGGACGTTCTGTATTAAGAAATATGATTCCTACTTCTACTGGAGCTGCAGTAGCGGTAACAAAAGTAATTCCTGAGTTAAAGGGTAAATTAACAGGTATGGCTGTTCGTGTTCCTACTGCAGATGTATCATTAGTAGATTTAACTTTTAGAACGGAAAAGGAAACTACTTTAGAAGAAATTTTAGCTAAATTAAAGGAGGCTTCTGAAGGTTCGTTTAAAAATATTATTGGGTATACTGATGATGAAGTAGTGTCACAAGATTTTGTTTCTGATATTAGAACATCAATTATTGATGCAGGTGCAAGTATTGAATTAAATGGTAATTTCTTTAAAATTATCTCTTGGTATGATAATGAGTATGGATACGCAACTAAAATTGTAGATTTATTGGAGCACTCGGCTTCTATGTAA
- the pfkA gene encoding 6-phosphofructokinase — MGNKIKKIAVMTSGGDSPGMNAAIRSVVRACAYYRTECIGIYRGYQGMIEGDFVTLSARSVNNIIHKGGTILKSARSKEFMTKEGRQKAYENLKEHEIDGLVVIGGDGSFTGGVVFNGEYDFPVIGIPGTIDNDIYGTSHTLGYDTALNTAMEAIDKIRDTASSHNRLFFVEVMGRDAGFIALNVGVGAGAEEILVPEEDLGLERMLESLKKSRRSGKSSSIVVVAEGDKSGKNVYELADYVEENMPEYEVRVSVLGHMQRGGSPSCFDRVLASRLGVKAVEFLIDGQSNLMVGLRDNKVVATDLEKAIKGQNSIDKELLRVSDIMTT; from the coding sequence ATGGGAAATAAAATAAAAAAAATAGCGGTTATGACGTCAGGAGGGGATTCTCCTGGAATGAATGCAGCCATTAGATCTGTTGTTAGAGCATGTGCTTATTATCGAACAGAATGTATAGGAATTTACAGAGGTTATCAAGGAATGATTGAAGGTGATTTTGTTACGTTGTCAGCAAGAAGCGTAAACAATATCATTCACAAAGGAGGTACGATTCTAAAATCAGCGAGATCAAAAGAATTCATGACTAAAGAGGGTAGACAAAAAGCTTACGAAAACTTAAAAGAACATGAAATTGATGGACTAGTTGTTATTGGTGGAGATGGATCTTTTACTGGAGGAGTTGTTTTTAATGGAGAGTATGATTTTCCTGTGATTGGAATTCCTGGTACTATTGATAATGATATCTACGGAACTTCTCATACACTAGGTTATGACACTGCTTTAAACACGGCAATGGAAGCAATCGATAAAATTAGAGATACAGCTTCTTCGCATAATAGACTATTCTTTGTAGAAGTTATGGGAAGAGACGCAGGTTTTATAGCTTTGAATGTAGGAGTTGGAGCTGGTGCCGAAGAGATTTTAGTGCCAGAGGAAGACTTAGGATTGGAAAGAATGTTAGAGTCTTTAAAGAAAAGTAGACGTTCAGGTAAATCTTCGAGTATTGTTGTCGTAGCTGAAGGTGATAAATCTGGTAAGAATGTGTACGAATTGGCAGATTATGTTGAAGAGAATATGCCAGAATATGAAGTGCGCGTATCAGTTTTGGGACATATGCAACGTGGAGGATCTCCATCATGTTTTGATAGAGTGCTGGCTTCAAGGTTGGGAGTGAAAGCAGTCGAGTTTTTAATAGATGGACAATCAAATTTAATGGTTGGTTTACGGGATAATAAAGTAGTAGCAACGGATTTAGAAAAAGCAATAAAGGGACAGAATTCTATTGATAAAGAATTACTGAGAGTGTCAGATATAATGACAACATAA